The sequence below is a genomic window from Streptomyces sp. NBC_00289.
GACGTCCTGGTCGACAGCAGGCCGCTCGCTGAAGTCGTGCAGCCGGTCCCCGATGTCGAAGGGCTCTTCTGCGCCCCCGCCACCATCGATCTCGCCGGTGCGGAGATCGAGCTGGTGTCTCTGGTGGCTAGGGAGAGCCGGCTGGAGCGGGCCATCCAGGCCTACGAGCAGCCGCTGGACTACATCCTCATCGACTGCCCGCCTTCGCTCGGTCTGCTGACCGTCAACGCGCTGGTGGCCGGACAGGAAGTCCTCATCCCGATCCAGTGCGAGTACTACGCGCTGGAGGGCCTCGGGCAGCTGCTGCGCAACGTCGACCTGGTGCGGGGACACCTCAACCCCGCCCTGCATGTGTCGACGATCCTGCTCACCATGTACGACGGCCGAACGCGCCTTGCGTCTCAGGTCGCGGACGAGGTGCGCACCCACTTCGGTGAAGAGGTGCTACGGACGAGCATTCCCCGCTCCGTCCGTATCTCCGAGGCGCCGAGCTATGGCCAGACGGTGCTGACCTACGATCCCGGATCGAGCGGCGCCCTGTCGTACCTTGAGGCGGCACGAGAAATCGCGCTGAGGGGGGTCGGCGTCGGCTACGAAGCGACGCACGCCCACATTGGCGCACAGAACGACCCGAGCATGGTGGAGGGCATCCAGTGAGTGAGCGACGGAGGGGTTTGGGCCGTGGCCTCGGTGCACTGATCCCTGCTGCCCCGACGGAGAAGACGCTGGCTCCGGCCACGGCTGTAGGGGGCTCCGTATCCGCGTCCCCGTCGGCTGTCCCGGTGTTGACGGCCGAGCGAGGAGTGGCCGCGGCAAAGGTGGCCACCCTGCCACCTGTTTCCCATGAGATCGAGGAGCCGTCGGCGGGCGATGCCGCGGAGACGCCCCCTCCCCCCGTCGGGGCACACTTTGCGGAGCTTCCCCTCGACTCCATCACGCCGAACCCGCGGC
It includes:
- a CDS encoding AAA family ATPase; this encodes MGGSVHCEPEVEESESLRSDANIAGPMTDPVPGPRTESTLGDDVSRETPPPMDDTPIGRAAQLAVEALGRAGEGLPRPDQTRVMVVANQKGGVGKTTTTVNLAASLALHGSRVLVIDLDPQGNASTALGIDHHAEVPSIYDVLVDSRPLAEVVQPVPDVEGLFCAPATIDLAGAEIELVSLVARESRLERAIQAYEQPLDYILIDCPPSLGLLTVNALVAGQEVLIPIQCEYYALEGLGQLLRNVDLVRGHLNPALHVSTILLTMYDGRTRLASQVADEVRTHFGEEVLRTSIPRSVRISEAPSYGQTVLTYDPGSSGALSYLEAAREIALRGVGVGYEATHAHIGAQNDPSMVEGIQ